The nucleotide sequence GCTATGCGCCTCGGGCCTGGAGGCCGTGCTGCAGGCCGCCCGCGCGATCGCGGTCGGCGACGCGCATATCGCCCTCGCGGGCGGGGTGGAGTCGATGAGCCGCGCCCCCTGGGTGCTGCCCAAGCCCGAGCGCGCCTTCCCCGCCGGGCATCAGCAGCTTTACTCCACGACCCTGGGCTGGCGGATGACCAACCCGGACATGCCGCCGGAGTGGACCGTCGCCCTCGGCGAGGGCGCCGAACTGATCGCCGACAAGCACGGCATCACCCGCGAGGCGCAGGACGCGTTCGCGTTCGGCAGCCATGAGAAGGCGGCGCGGGCGTGGCAGGACGGGGCGTACGACGCCGAGGTGCTGCCGTATCCGGACAGCGACCTCGTCCGCGACGAGTCCATCCGCGACACCACCTCGACCGAGGCCCTGGCCAAGCTCAAGCCCGCCTTCCGCAAGCCCGGCGGCACCGTCACCGCGGGCAACTCCTCGCCCCTCAACGACGGCGCGGCTGCCCTGCTGCTCGTCGACGAGGAGGGGCTGAAGGCCACCGGACGCGAACCCCTGGCCCGGATCGGCGCCTCCGCCGTCACCGGTATCGAGCCGCAGTACTTCGGGCTCGGCCCGGTCGAGGCCGTACGCCGCGCCCTCGCCAAGGCGGGCCGCTCCTTCGCCGATCTGGCCACGCTCGAACTCAACGAGGCGTTCGCCGCGCAGGTGCTGGGCTGCCTCGCCGAATGGTCCGCCCAGGACCCCGGCTTCGACCCCGCGATCGTCAACCCGCGCGGCGGCGCCATCGCCATCGGCCACCCCCTCGGCGCCTCCGGGGCCCGGCTCGCCGGGGCCGTCGCCCATCAGCTCGCCGCCCGCGGCTCGGGGACGGGCCTGGCCACCTTGTGCATCGGCGTCGGACAGGGCCTGGCTCTCGTCCTGGAGAGGTAATCCGGACCGGAACGGCACGGCTGGTAAAGCTGGAAAGGTAAGGCTGACAGCAGACATGGCTCTCACCCAGTCCGACATCGACCGCGAACTCGCCCAC is from Streptomyces hygroscopicus and encodes:
- a CDS encoding acetyl-CoA acetyltransferase; this translates as MTPLRDIYIVDAVRTPVGKYGGALAGVRPDDLAAHVVRGLLARTPGLDPARIDDVYFGNANGAGEDNRDVARMAVLLAGLPVTVPGATVNRLCASGLEAVLQAARAIAVGDAHIALAGGVESMSRAPWVLPKPERAFPAGHQQLYSTTLGWRMTNPDMPPEWTVALGEGAELIADKHGITREAQDAFAFGSHEKAARAWQDGAYDAEVLPYPDSDLVRDESIRDTTSTEALAKLKPAFRKPGGTVTAGNSSPLNDGAAALLLVDEEGLKATGREPLARIGASAVTGIEPQYFGLGPVEAVRRALAKAGRSFADLATLELNEAFAAQVLGCLAEWSAQDPGFDPAIVNPRGGAIAIGHPLGASGARLAGAVAHQLAARGSGTGLATLCIGVGQGLALVLER